The Mycolicibacterium mageritense genome contains a region encoding:
- the cysT gene encoding sulfate ABC transporter permease subunit CysT yields the protein MTAPADTDPDSVAAAGDSAPAAVRGRYGTTSLRVGAASIWLSVIVLLPLAAILWQAAGGGWHAFWLAVTSNAAVESFRVTLTISAGVTVVNLVFGLLVAWVLTRDDFPGKRIVDSVIDLPFALPTIVASLVMLALYGPASPVGLHLQHTKWGVGVALLFVTLPFVVRSVQPVLLELDREVEEAAASLGANNRVIFTTVILPALLPSLLSGAGLAFSRAIGEFGSVVLIGGAVPGETEVSSQWIRTLIENDDRTGAAAISIVLLVISFLVLFVLRAVGSRAAKREELAA from the coding sequence ATGACCGCTCCCGCGGACACCGATCCTGACTCCGTGGCCGCTGCGGGGGACTCCGCCCCCGCAGCGGTGCGCGGACGCTACGGCACGACCTCGCTGCGGGTCGGGGCCGCCTCGATCTGGCTGAGTGTGATCGTGCTGCTGCCGTTGGCGGCGATCCTGTGGCAGGCCGCAGGCGGTGGTTGGCACGCCTTCTGGTTGGCGGTCACCTCGAACGCCGCGGTCGAATCGTTCCGGGTGACCCTGACCATCTCGGCCGGGGTCACCGTGGTGAACCTGGTGTTCGGCCTGCTGGTGGCCTGGGTGCTGACCCGCGACGACTTCCCGGGAAAGCGCATCGTCGACTCGGTGATCGATCTGCCGTTCGCGTTGCCGACCATCGTGGCGAGCCTGGTGATGCTGGCACTGTACGGCCCGGCGAGCCCGGTCGGCCTGCACCTGCAGCACACCAAATGGGGTGTGGGAGTGGCGCTGCTGTTCGTCACGCTGCCGTTCGTGGTGCGCTCGGTTCAGCCGGTGCTGCTCGAACTCGACCGTGAGGTGGAGGAAGCTGCCGCGTCGCTCGGGGCCAACAACCGGGTCATCTTCACCACGGTGATCCTGCCCGCGCTGTTGCCGTCGCTGTTGTCCGGTGCGGGGCTGGCGTTTTCGCGGGCCATCGGCGAGTTCGGATCGGTCGTGCTGATCGGCGGTGCGGTGCCCGGTGAGACCGAGGTGTCGTCGCAGTGGATCCGAACCCTGATCGAGAACGACGACCGCACCGGTGCGGCGGCCATTTCGATCGTGCTGCTGGTCATTTCGTTCCTGGTGCTGTTCGTGCTGCGGGCGGTCGGATCGCGGGCGGCCAAGCGTGAGGAGCTCGCGGCATGA
- a CDS encoding rhodanese-like domain-containing protein: MTTSPTVDCAELHEQMAAERGPRLVDVRTPGEFETAHIPGAYNVPLDLLREHRDEIARHLDDGVVLVCRSGQRAATAGATLHDVGLTNIRILAGGMTAWQDKGFDVRRGVPRWDLERQVRLVAGTVVAASVFGSVARPQLKWVAAAIGAGLTTAALTDTCAMGMLLARLPYNRGPVCDPEALVARLADRRKGA, encoded by the coding sequence ATGACCACCTCACCAACCGTCGACTGTGCCGAGCTCCACGAGCAGATGGCCGCTGAGCGTGGACCGCGCCTGGTCGATGTCAGAACCCCGGGCGAGTTCGAAACCGCCCACATCCCAGGCGCGTACAACGTGCCACTCGATCTGCTGCGCGAGCACCGCGACGAGATCGCGCGCCACCTCGACGACGGCGTCGTGCTGGTCTGCCGTTCCGGTCAGCGCGCCGCGACCGCCGGGGCAACCCTGCACGACGTGGGTCTGACGAACATCCGAATCCTGGCAGGTGGCATGACCGCGTGGCAGGACAAGGGGTTCGACGTACGCCGCGGGGTTCCGCGCTGGGATCTCGAGCGCCAGGTCAGGCTGGTGGCGGGGACCGTCGTTGCAGCGAGCGTGTTCGGCAGCGTCGCACGTCCGCAGCTGAAATGGGTTGCGGCAGCGATCGGCGCGGGACTGACCACGGCTGCGCTCACCGACACGTGCGCCATGGGCATGCTGCTGGCGCGGCTGCCGTACAACCGTGGGCCGGTGTGCGATCCGGAAGCCCTCGTGGCGCGGCTCGCCGACCGCCGCAAAGGCGCGTGA
- a CDS encoding sirohydrochlorin chelatase: MRVARLVNSLVLTAHGSADPRSAANAHAIAGHLRRLLPDTDVRVAFCEQNTPNLVDALADVAPGSVVTPLLLASAYHARTDIPAIITEAGADVRQADVLGEDPRLLQVVRERLTAIGVSRFDADLGVILASVGSSHPVANARTAALAHTLAEGTRWVGVEAGFATGQTPSVAEAAARLRASGARRLVIAPWFLAHGKITDRVAEFARTSGIPMAEPLGPHRLVAATVLDRYEEALAARTAGFAA, translated from the coding sequence ATGCGGGTTGCACGCCTCGTGAACTCGCTCGTGCTGACCGCACACGGCAGTGCAGATCCGCGCTCGGCGGCCAACGCGCACGCCATCGCGGGCCATCTGCGGCGCCTGCTGCCCGACACCGACGTGCGGGTGGCGTTCTGCGAGCAGAACACGCCGAACCTGGTCGACGCGCTCGCTGACGTGGCGCCCGGATCGGTCGTGACGCCCCTGCTGCTGGCCAGCGCCTATCACGCGCGTACCGACATCCCGGCGATCATCACCGAAGCCGGTGCCGACGTCCGCCAGGCCGACGTGCTCGGCGAGGATCCGAGGCTGCTGCAGGTGGTGCGGGAGCGGTTGACCGCGATCGGAGTGTCCCGGTTCGACGCCGACCTCGGGGTCATCCTGGCCAGTGTCGGGTCGTCGCATCCGGTGGCCAATGCCCGTACCGCCGCGCTCGCGCACACACTGGCCGAGGGCACCCGCTGGGTCGGTGTTGAGGCCGGGTTCGCGACCGGGCAGACACCGTCGGTGGCCGAGGCCGCGGCGCGGTTGCGGGCTTCCGGCGCCCGCCGTCTGGTCATCGCGCCCTGGTTCCTGGCGCACGGCAAGATCACCGATCGCGTGGCCGAATTCGCCCGCACCTCAGGCATTCCGATGGCCGAGCCGCTCGGCCCGCACCGCCTCGTGGCGGCGACCGTGCTGGACCGCTACGAGGAAGCTCTGGCCGCGCGCACCGCCGGCTTCGCTGCCTGA
- a CDS encoding phosphoadenylyl-sulfate reductase, translating into MTILTENELRELAERGAAELADATAEELLRWTDKHFGGNYVVASNMQDAVLVEMAAKVRPGVDVLFLDTGYHFAETIGTRDAVEAVYDVRVVNVTPERTVAQQDELLGKDLFARNAGECCRLRKVEPLSKALAGYSAWVTGIRRVEAPTRANAPLISFDNAFGLVKINPIAAWSDEEMQAYIDANDILVNPLVYEGYPSIGCAPCTSKPALGADPRSGRWAGQAKTECGLHAS; encoded by the coding sequence GTGACGATCTTGACAGAGAACGAATTACGGGAACTCGCGGAACGCGGTGCGGCCGAATTGGCCGACGCCACTGCCGAGGAGCTGCTGCGCTGGACCGACAAGCATTTCGGCGGCAATTACGTCGTGGCCTCCAACATGCAGGACGCCGTGCTGGTCGAGATGGCCGCGAAGGTTCGCCCCGGGGTGGACGTGCTCTTCCTCGACACCGGATACCACTTCGCCGAGACCATCGGTACGCGTGACGCCGTCGAGGCGGTATACGACGTGCGCGTGGTCAACGTGACGCCGGAACGCACTGTGGCACAACAAGACGAGCTGCTGGGCAAGGATCTGTTCGCCCGCAATGCAGGCGAGTGCTGCCGGCTGCGCAAGGTCGAGCCGCTGAGCAAGGCGCTCGCGGGCTACAGCGCCTGGGTCACCGGTATCCGCCGGGTGGAGGCGCCGACGCGTGCCAACGCCCCGCTGATCAGCTTCGACAACGCCTTCGGCCTGGTCAAGATCAATCCGATCGCTGCGTGGAGCGACGAGGAGATGCAGGCCTACATCGACGCCAACGACATCCTGGTCAATCCCCTTGTGTATGAAGGCTATCCGTCCATCGGTTGCGCTCCGTGCACCAGTAAGCCAGCCCTTGGCGCTGACCCGCGCAGCGGCCGGTGGGCCGGGCAGGCCAAGACGGAATGCGGGTTGCACGCCTCGTGA
- a CDS encoding sulfate/molybdate ABC transporter ATP-binding protein, which produces MTEAIVVRGANKHYGEFAALDNIDFEVPSGSLTALLGPSGSGKSTLLRAIAGLDQPDTGTITINGRDVTGVPPQRRGIGFVFQHYAAFKHLTVRDNVAFGLKIRKRPKAEIKEKVDNLLEVVGLAGFQTRYPNQLSGGQRQRMALARALAVDPQVLLLDEPFGALDAKVRDDLRTWLRRLHDEVHVTTVLVTHDQAEALDVADRIAVLNKGRIEQVGSPTEVYDEPANAFVMSFLGAVSELNGILVRPHDIRVGRSPEMAIAAGDGTAEATGVLRATIDRIVMLGFEVRVELTSATNGAPFTAQITRGDAEALGLKEGDTVYVRATRVPQIAGDVQVVAADEVLTS; this is translated from the coding sequence ATGACCGAAGCGATCGTGGTCAGAGGCGCAAACAAGCACTACGGCGAGTTCGCCGCGCTGGACAACATCGACTTCGAGGTGCCGTCGGGTTCGTTGACGGCGCTGCTCGGGCCGAGCGGGTCGGGCAAGTCTACGCTGTTGCGCGCCATCGCCGGACTGGACCAGCCCGACACCGGGACCATCACCATCAACGGGCGCGATGTCACCGGGGTGCCGCCACAGCGGCGCGGAATCGGGTTCGTGTTCCAGCACTATGCGGCGTTCAAGCATCTGACGGTGCGCGACAACGTCGCGTTCGGCCTCAAGATCCGCAAGCGTCCGAAGGCCGAGATCAAGGAGAAGGTCGACAACCTGCTCGAGGTGGTGGGGCTGGCCGGCTTCCAAACCCGTTATCCCAACCAGCTTTCCGGTGGACAACGGCAACGTATGGCGTTGGCGCGGGCGCTGGCTGTCGACCCGCAGGTATTACTGCTCGACGAGCCGTTCGGGGCGCTGGACGCCAAGGTGCGCGACGACCTGCGGACCTGGCTGCGCCGGCTGCACGACGAGGTGCACGTCACCACGGTGCTGGTGACACACGATCAGGCCGAGGCGCTCGACGTCGCCGACCGGATCGCTGTGCTCAACAAGGGCCGCATCGAGCAGGTCGGTTCTCCCACCGAGGTGTACGACGAACCGGCCAACGCGTTCGTGATGTCGTTCCTCGGCGCGGTTTCCGAACTCAACGGAATCCTGGTGCGCCCGCACGATATTCGGGTGGGCCGCAGCCCCGAGATGGCGATCGCGGCGGGCGACGGCACGGCCGAGGCGACCGGTGTGCTGCGGGCCACGATCGACCGGATCGTGATGCTGGGCTTCGAGGTTCGCGTCGAACTGACCAGTGCCACCAACGGTGCACCGTTCACCGCACAGATCACTCGCGGCGACGCCGAGGCGTTAGGGCTCAAGGAAGGTGACACCGTGTATGTGCGCGCGACCCGGGTGCCGCAGATCGCCGGAGATGTTCAGGTGGTGGCCGCCGACGAGGTGCTGACCAGCTAG
- a CDS encoding Ms4533A family Cys-rich leader peptide has protein sequence MHAASGSNESHVLALIAVGSCAVADVHCCR, from the coding sequence ATGCATGCAGCGTCCGGCAGCAACGAGAGCCATGTCCTGGCTCTCATTGCCGTGGGTTCTTGCGCTGTTGCTGATGTGCACTGTTGTCGCTGA
- a CDS encoding NAD(P)/FAD-dependent oxidoreductase → MHKHQILIIGGGTAGITVAARLLRTGHSDVAVIEPADMHYYQPLWTLVGGGQATATQTERPEASVMPKGATWIKNAVSALDPDNDSVTCADGAVYSYDALVVCPGIQLDWDRTDGLADTLGRDGVSSNYRFDLAPRTWEFIRETRSGTAVFTMPSGPIKCAGAPQKIAYLACDHWRRRGVLDDIDVHLVVPTPRIFGIPAIAASLEAVIADYGIHLHTGSEVRSIDAASRKVVVASTSADGADTTLPYDMLHVVPHQSAPDWIKTSPLSTGDTNGYVDIDKHTMQHVRYPNVFGLGDAGSSPNSKTGAAIRKQAPVVVDNVTAYLDGRAPSASYDGYASCPIVTSSHDMLLAEFDYSMQLRPSLPVLDAAKPHRAYWYLKKYGLPALYWNLMLKGLA, encoded by the coding sequence ATGCACAAGCACCAGATCCTCATCATAGGCGGCGGCACAGCCGGCATTACGGTCGCGGCACGACTGCTGCGCACGGGGCACTCCGACGTCGCCGTCATCGAACCGGCCGACATGCACTACTACCAACCGTTGTGGACGCTCGTTGGCGGTGGGCAGGCGACCGCCACCCAGACCGAACGACCTGAGGCGTCGGTGATGCCGAAGGGCGCGACCTGGATCAAGAACGCCGTGTCGGCACTCGACCCGGACAACGATTCCGTCACCTGTGCCGACGGTGCGGTCTACTCGTATGACGCGCTCGTGGTCTGTCCGGGCATCCAGCTCGACTGGGACCGTACCGATGGACTCGCGGATACCCTGGGCCGCGACGGTGTCTCGTCGAACTACCGATTCGATCTCGCTCCACGCACCTGGGAGTTCATCCGCGAGACCCGCTCGGGAACAGCGGTTTTCACCATGCCATCGGGGCCCATCAAATGTGCAGGCGCACCACAGAAGATCGCGTACCTCGCATGCGATCACTGGCGCAGGCGGGGTGTGCTCGACGATATCGACGTGCACCTCGTGGTCCCGACACCGCGGATCTTCGGGATCCCCGCCATCGCGGCAAGCCTGGAAGCGGTGATCGCCGACTACGGCATCCACCTGCACACCGGTTCCGAGGTGCGCTCGATCGACGCCGCGAGCCGAAAGGTCGTCGTCGCCAGCACCTCCGCAGACGGTGCCGACACGACCCTGCCGTACGACATGCTCCACGTCGTGCCGCACCAGTCGGCCCCTGACTGGATCAAGACCAGTCCCCTGTCGACCGGTGACACAAACGGCTACGTCGACATCGACAAGCACACCATGCAGCACGTCCGGTATCCGAACGTCTTCGGACTCGGCGACGCCGGATCGTCACCGAACTCGAAAACCGGTGCGGCCATTCGTAAACAAGCGCCGGTGGTGGTGGACAACGTCACGGCGTACCTGGACGGCCGCGCACCGTCTGCATCGTATGACGGCTACGCGTCGTGCCCGATCGTCACGTCGTCACACGACATGCTGCTGGCCGAGTTCGACTACTCGATGCAGCTGCGTCCGTCGCTGCCGGTTCTCGACGCCGCCAAACCACACCGCGCCTACTGGTATCTCAAGAAATACGGATTGCCGGCCCTGTACTGGAATCTCATGCTGAAAGGCCTGGCATGA
- a CDS encoding sulfate ABC transporter substrate-binding protein encodes MYKISKFWRTAGVLATAGVLVVGCGGGASDVAGGDGATGGAETTLTLVAYAVPEPGWSKIIPAFTATQEGKGVAVTTSYGASGDQSRAVVDGKPADIVNFSVEPDVTRLVKAGKVAEDWNAGNTKGIPFGSVVSLVVRKGNPKGIKDWDDLLQPGLEVVTPSPLSSGSAKWNLLAPYAAKSNGGKDSQAGLDFVNKLVTEHVKTRPGSGREATDVFLQGTGDVLISYENEAINVERQGKPVEHINPPQTFKIENPVAVVSTSAHADAANALKNFLYTPEGQKVWAEAGFRPVDPAVAADFKADFPTPEKLWTIADLGGWSQVDPALFDKENGSITKIYKQATG; translated from the coding sequence ATGTACAAGATCAGCAAGTTCTGGCGCACCGCCGGAGTGTTGGCCACCGCCGGGGTGCTGGTCGTCGGGTGTGGTGGCGGCGCGAGCGACGTCGCGGGTGGCGACGGAGCCACCGGGGGTGCCGAGACGACATTGACCCTCGTTGCGTACGCGGTGCCCGAGCCCGGCTGGAGCAAGATCATCCCGGCCTTCACCGCGACCCAGGAGGGCAAGGGCGTCGCGGTCACGACGTCCTACGGAGCCTCGGGCGACCAGTCCAGGGCCGTGGTCGACGGCAAACCGGCCGACATCGTCAACTTCTCGGTCGAGCCGGACGTGACGCGCCTCGTGAAGGCGGGCAAGGTCGCCGAGGACTGGAACGCAGGCAACACCAAGGGCATCCCGTTCGGTTCCGTGGTCTCCCTCGTGGTCCGCAAGGGCAACCCCAAGGGCATCAAGGACTGGGACGATCTGCTGCAGCCCGGCCTCGAGGTGGTCACGCCGAGCCCGTTGAGCTCGGGCTCGGCGAAGTGGAACCTGCTGGCGCCATACGCCGCCAAGAGCAACGGCGGCAAGGATTCGCAGGCGGGCCTTGACTTCGTCAACAAGCTGGTCACCGAACATGTCAAGACCCGTCCGGGTTCGGGCCGGGAGGCCACCGACGTGTTCCTGCAGGGCACCGGCGACGTGCTGATCAGCTACGAGAACGAGGCCATCAACGTCGAACGGCAGGGCAAGCCCGTCGAGCACATCAACCCGCCGCAGACGTTCAAGATCGAGAACCCCGTGGCGGTGGTCAGCACCAGCGCCCATGCCGACGCGGCCAACGCCCTGAAGAATTTCCTCTACACGCCCGAAGGGCAGAAGGTGTGGGCCGAGGCCGGGTTCCGGCCGGTCGATCCTGCGGTCGCCGCCGATTTCAAGGCGGATTTCCCGACGCCGGAGAAGCTGTGGACGATCGCTGACCTGGGCGGTTGGAGTCAGGTCGACCCGGCGCTGTTCGACAAGGAGAATGGTTCGATCACCAAGATCTACAAGCAGGCGACGGGATGA
- a CDS encoding sulfite exporter TauE/SafE family protein: MLALTLALAVVVGVSLGLLGGGGSILTVPLLAYVAGLDAKQAIATSLIVVGVTSVVGAFSHARAGHVRWRTGLLFGATGMAGAYAGGVVGYFLPGSVLLTGFALMMIATAVGMLKGRAAAAATPNVSVVKTLSVGLAVGVVTGTVGAGGGFVVVPALALLGGLPMPVAVGTSLIVIAMNSFAGLAGHLTTVPIDWTLATTVTAAAVTGSLIGARLTARVDPDALRRAFGWLVLAMASVVLAAEVHPVAGLAVGATTAAMALYRFVCSRYTWCPLNRLFGPPAPAT, encoded by the coding sequence ATGCTCGCGCTGACGCTCGCGCTCGCCGTTGTCGTCGGCGTGTCACTGGGGCTACTCGGTGGCGGCGGGTCGATCCTGACCGTGCCACTGCTGGCGTACGTCGCCGGACTGGACGCCAAGCAGGCGATCGCGACATCGTTGATCGTCGTCGGCGTCACCAGTGTGGTGGGCGCCTTCTCACACGCCAGAGCGGGCCATGTCCGGTGGCGCACCGGTCTGTTGTTCGGCGCGACAGGCATGGCCGGGGCCTACGCAGGCGGAGTGGTCGGGTATTTCCTGCCGGGATCGGTGCTGCTGACCGGCTTTGCCCTGATGATGATCGCCACTGCGGTGGGCATGCTCAAAGGCCGCGCGGCCGCCGCAGCCACGCCGAACGTTTCGGTCGTCAAGACGCTATCAGTGGGATTGGCGGTGGGCGTGGTGACCGGGACAGTCGGTGCCGGAGGCGGATTCGTCGTCGTGCCGGCCCTGGCGCTGCTGGGCGGACTGCCGATGCCGGTGGCCGTGGGCACCTCGCTGATCGTGATCGCGATGAACTCGTTCGCGGGCCTGGCCGGGCACCTGACCACCGTGCCGATCGACTGGACTCTCGCCACGACGGTTACCGCGGCCGCCGTCACGGGCAGCCTGATCGGCGCGCGGCTCACCGCACGCGTCGATCCCGACGCGCTGCGCCGGGCCTTCGGCTGGCTAGTGCTCGCGATGGCGTCGGTCGTGCTGGCGGCCGAGGTGCATCCGGTCGCCGGACTTGCCGTGGGTGCCACAACAGCTGCGATGGCGTTGTACCGCTTCGTGTGCAGTCGCTACACGTGGTGCCCGCTGAACCGGCTGTTCGGTCCACCGGCTCCGGCGACATGA
- a CDS encoding metal-sensitive transcriptional regulator yields MVGDQEAIAAVLNRLRRAQGQLAGVISMIEQGRDCKDVVTQLAAVSRALDRAGFKIVATGLRECVTEGPDGAERMDVAELEKLFLALA; encoded by the coding sequence ATGGTCGGTGACCAGGAAGCCATCGCCGCTGTGCTCAACCGGCTGCGCCGGGCCCAGGGCCAGCTCGCCGGCGTGATATCGATGATCGAGCAGGGCCGCGACTGCAAGGACGTCGTGACGCAGCTCGCCGCGGTGTCTCGCGCGTTGGACCGCGCCGGATTCAAGATCGTGGCAACGGGTTTGCGCGAATGTGTGACCGAGGGCCCCGACGGTGCCGAGCGGATGGACGTGGCCGAACTGGAGAAGCTGTTCCTGGCCCTGGCCTGA
- the cysW gene encoding sulfate ABC transporter permease subunit CysW: MILSPWIRNLARYLALIYVAVLVIVPVGLILWRTFAPGLPAFFASIGTPAAISALQLSLLVVAIVVPLNVLFGIPTALVLARNKFRGKSMLQAVIDLPFAVSPVVVGVALILLWGSAGLFGFVENNLGFKIIFGLPGIVLASIFVTVPFVIREVEPVLHEIGTDQEEAAATLGSSWWQTFWRVTLPSIRWGLTYGIVLTIARTLGEFGAVIMVSSNLPGTSQTLTLLVADRYNRGTADSVYGAYAISTLLMAVAVIVLVVQVILDRRRTKADQ, translated from the coding sequence ATGATCCTGTCACCGTGGATCCGCAACCTGGCGCGGTATCTGGCGCTTATCTATGTCGCCGTGTTGGTGATCGTGCCGGTCGGGTTGATCCTGTGGCGCACGTTCGCCCCAGGCCTGCCTGCGTTCTTCGCCTCGATCGGCACGCCCGCCGCGATATCGGCGTTGCAACTGTCGCTGCTGGTGGTGGCGATCGTCGTGCCGCTCAACGTGTTGTTCGGTATTCCGACGGCATTGGTACTGGCACGCAACAAGTTCCGTGGTAAGAGCATGTTGCAGGCCGTGATCGACCTGCCCTTCGCGGTGTCCCCGGTGGTGGTGGGTGTCGCGCTGATCCTGTTGTGGGGATCGGCCGGGTTGTTCGGATTCGTCGAGAACAACCTGGGCTTCAAGATCATCTTCGGTCTGCCCGGCATCGTGCTGGCCAGCATCTTCGTGACCGTTCCCTTCGTCATCCGCGAGGTGGAACCGGTGCTGCACGAGATCGGCACCGATCAGGAGGAGGCCGCCGCGACGCTGGGTTCGTCATGGTGGCAGACCTTCTGGCGGGTCACCTTGCCGTCGATCCGCTGGGGCCTGACCTACGGCATCGTGCTGACCATCGCCCGCACGCTCGGTGAGTTCGGCGCCGTGATCATGGTGTCGTCGAACCTGCCGGGCACCTCACAGACTTTGACCCTGTTGGTGGCCGACCGGTACAACCGCGGCACCGCCGACTCGGTATACGGCGCATACGCCATCTCGACGCTGCTGATGGCCGTTGCGGTGATCGTCCTGGTGGTCCAGGTGATCCTCGACCGGCGCCGCACCAAGGCCGACCAGTAA
- a CDS encoding maleylpyruvate isomerase N-terminal domain-containing protein produces the protein MTPFDLRPLFPLERELLLDLLASLDTAEWTKPTVCPGWAVRDITAHILNDYVRRLSGLRDGHPGAVFANDETLPRYLARTNDEFVRAMRQCSPNTMIDLLTHLGPQLDDAWAAVDPAGPAHLDVSWAGAGPSPAWLDIAREYTEHWVHQQQIRDAVSRPGADDVTLLHPVIVTFMHAVPHALRNQSRPPGTAVRFEVTGPAGGTWDVVSDGAGWDLTAPSATAPVATVRLDQNTLWRLASRGITVEQGSRRAELDGDRGLAECAASLLAVVG, from the coding sequence ATGACGCCGTTCGACCTCCGGCCGCTGTTTCCGTTGGAACGGGAATTGCTGCTCGACCTGCTGGCTTCGCTCGACACCGCCGAGTGGACCAAACCGACCGTCTGCCCCGGCTGGGCCGTGCGCGATATCACGGCTCACATTCTCAACGACTACGTGCGACGCCTCTCGGGGCTCCGCGACGGTCATCCGGGCGCGGTGTTCGCCAACGATGAAACCTTGCCGCGCTATCTGGCGCGGACCAACGACGAGTTCGTCCGTGCGATGCGACAGTGCAGCCCCAATACGATGATCGACTTGCTCACTCATCTCGGTCCCCAGCTGGATGACGCCTGGGCGGCCGTGGACCCGGCCGGTCCGGCACACCTCGACGTCTCATGGGCGGGCGCGGGGCCCAGCCCGGCGTGGCTCGACATCGCCCGCGAGTACACCGAGCACTGGGTGCATCAACAGCAAATCCGTGATGCCGTGTCGCGGCCCGGCGCCGACGATGTGACGCTCCTGCACCCGGTGATCGTCACGTTCATGCACGCGGTACCGCATGCTTTGCGTAATCAAAGCCGCCCGCCCGGTACGGCGGTCAGGTTCGAGGTCACCGGCCCGGCGGGAGGCACCTGGGATGTGGTGTCTGACGGTGCGGGGTGGGATCTGACGGCACCGTCTGCCACCGCCCCGGTTGCGACCGTGCGGCTCGACCAGAACACGCTATGGCGGCTGGCCAGCCGCGGCATCACCGTTGAGCAGGGAAGTCGGCGAGCCGAACTGGACGGAGACCGGGGGCTCGCGGAATGCGCGGCATCGTTGCTTGCGGTGGTGGGCTGA
- a CDS encoding MBL fold metallo-hydrolase: protein MKFIQYYLDCLSHASYLIGDETTGRAVVVDPQRDVSEYLSDAEDLGMRIELVIETHFHADFVSGHLELAEATGASIVYSSVAQPEFDFVAVDDAQRYSLGEVTLEFRQTPGHTPESMSIVVYERADDTVPYGVLTGDTLFIGDVGRPDLLASIGFTRDELADKLYHSLHDRLMTLPDATRVYPAHGAGSACGKNLSTELWSTMGEQKRTNYALRAPDKQSFIDLVSAGQPPAPSYFVYDAILNRKDRALLDEDAMPPAMDYQQARTAVAAGAVLIDGRSPEEFAMGHLRGAVNIGLAGRYAEFAGSVVKPDSDIVLITEPGQELEGKNRLARIGFDRVIGYLRDAEQTMFEHRDQVQVASRLTADAFALRAAEIADLQLVDVRNPGETEAGMIPGAVNVPVGQLPERVAELDPTRPTVVYCAGGYRSSVAASVLRQRGFTDVSDILGGYAAWATATQTA, encoded by the coding sequence ATGAAGTTCATCCAGTACTACCTGGACTGTCTGTCCCACGCGTCGTACCTGATCGGCGACGAGACCACCGGCCGGGCCGTTGTCGTCGACCCGCAGCGCGACGTCTCGGAGTACCTGTCCGACGCCGAAGACCTCGGCATGCGGATCGAGCTCGTCATCGAAACCCACTTCCACGCCGACTTCGTCTCAGGACACCTCGAGTTGGCCGAGGCGACGGGCGCATCGATCGTGTACTCGTCGGTGGCCCAGCCGGAATTCGACTTCGTGGCAGTCGATGACGCGCAACGGTATTCACTGGGCGAGGTCACGCTGGAGTTCCGCCAAACCCCGGGCCACACCCCGGAGTCGATGAGCATCGTGGTCTACGAGCGTGCCGACGACACGGTGCCATACGGTGTGCTGACCGGCGACACGCTGTTCATCGGCGACGTGGGCAGGCCAGACCTGTTGGCCTCCATCGGTTTCACGCGAGACGAACTGGCCGACAAGCTGTACCACTCGTTGCACGACAGGCTCATGACCCTGCCCGACGCCACGCGCGTCTACCCCGCGCACGGCGCAGGTTCGGCGTGCGGCAAGAACCTGTCCACCGAGCTGTGGTCCACCATGGGTGAGCAGAAGCGCACCAACTATGCGTTGCGCGCTCCCGACAAGCAGTCGTTCATCGACCTCGTCTCCGCCGGACAGCCGCCTGCGCCAAGCTATTTCGTGTACGACGCGATCCTCAACCGCAAAGATCGCGCGCTGCTCGACGAAGATGCCATGCCACCCGCCATGGATTACCAGCAAGCCCGCACAGCGGTTGCGGCCGGCGCGGTGTTGATCGACGGCCGCAGCCCGGAAGAGTTCGCGATGGGTCACCTGCGCGGCGCGGTCAACATCGGCCTGGCCGGACGCTACGCCGAGTTCGCCGGTTCAGTCGTCAAACCCGACAGCGACATCGTGCTGATCACCGAACCGGGCCAGGAACTCGAAGGCAAGAACCGGTTGGCCCGCATCGGATTCGACCGTGTCATCGGGTACCTCCGCGATGCCGAGCAGACGATGTTCGAGCATCGTGATCAGGTGCAGGTGGCGTCGCGGCTCACCGCCGACGCCTTCGCGCTGCGCGCAGCCGAGATTGCCGACCTGCAGCTCGTCGACGTCCGCAATCCCGGTGAGACAGAAGCGGGCATGATCCCGGGAGCGGTCAACGTCCCCGTGGGCCAGCTTCCCGAGCGGGTCGCCGAACTCGACCCCACACGCCCCACTGTCGTCTACTGCGCGGGCGGTTACCGGTCCTCGGTGGCCGCGAGTGTGTTGCGCCAACGGGGTTTCACCGACGTCAGCGACATCCTCGGCGGCTACGCCGCCTGGGCCACGGCCACGCAAACCGCCTGA